One genomic window of Bacillus mycoides includes the following:
- the ligA gene encoding NAD-dependent DNA ligase LigA: protein MSKEITKKRIEELRDLLNTFNYQYHVLDNPSVSDAEYDRDMQELMKLEAENPEFVTEDSPSIRVGGAVLDIFEKVTHKSPMLSLGNAFNEGDLRDFDRRVRQGIDDTNVRYICELKIDGLAVSLHYEKGRFIQGATRGDGVTGEDITQNLKTIKAIPLRLNEEVTLEARGEAYMPKRSFVKLNEEKEQNGEDVFANPRNAAAGSIRQLDPKIAAKRNLSMFVYGLANVEEKTIPSHSESLDFLGELGFKTNPNRRTCETIEDVITYVAEWQEKRPHLDYEIDGIVIKVDDVAIQESLGTTAKSPRWAIAYKFPAEEVLTRLTGIELSVGRTGVVTPTAELEPVRVAGTIVRRASLHNEDLIREKDIRIGDYVVVKKAGDIIPEVVNVIFDKRTGEEEEYHMPTHCPACESELVRLEEEVALRCINPTCPAQIREGLIHFVSRNAMNIDGLGERVITQLFDADYIRTFADLYSLTKEQLLQLERFGEKSATNLVQAIENSKENSLERLLFGLGIRHVGAKAARTFAEHFETMDELVKATEEELKTINEIGEKMAQSVVTYFDNEDVLELLQQFKEYGVNMAYKGIKVTDLQNVESYFAGKTVVLTGKLEVMGRSEAKKKIEALGGKVTGSVSKSTDLVVAGEAAGSKLVQAEKHNVEVWNEERFLQELNK from the coding sequence ATGTCAAAAGAGATAACCAAAAAACGTATAGAAGAACTGCGTGATTTGTTAAATACATTTAACTATCAATATCACGTATTAGACAATCCTTCTGTTTCTGATGCGGAATATGACCGTGATATGCAGGAGCTTATGAAATTAGAAGCAGAGAACCCTGAATTTGTAACGGAAGACTCCCCCTCTATTCGAGTTGGGGGAGCTGTACTTGATATATTTGAAAAGGTAACGCATAAATCACCGATGTTAAGTTTAGGTAACGCATTTAATGAAGGAGATTTGCGTGATTTTGACCGAAGAGTACGTCAAGGAATTGATGATACGAATGTAAGATATATATGCGAATTAAAAATTGACGGACTTGCTGTTTCACTTCATTATGAAAAAGGACGCTTTATTCAAGGTGCAACACGTGGTGATGGTGTAACGGGTGAAGATATTACCCAGAACTTGAAAACGATTAAAGCGATTCCACTTCGATTAAATGAAGAAGTAACGTTAGAAGCGCGAGGCGAGGCTTATATGCCGAAGCGTTCATTCGTTAAATTAAATGAGGAAAAAGAGCAAAATGGTGAAGATGTATTTGCGAATCCACGTAATGCGGCAGCAGGATCGATACGCCAACTTGATCCGAAAATTGCAGCGAAGCGTAACTTATCTATGTTTGTGTATGGTCTTGCTAATGTAGAAGAAAAAACAATTCCATCCCACAGTGAATCGCTGGATTTCTTAGGTGAGCTTGGATTTAAGACGAATCCAAATCGTCGTACATGTGAAACAATTGAGGATGTAATAACGTATGTAGCAGAGTGGCAAGAAAAACGTCCGCATCTTGATTATGAGATTGATGGAATCGTTATAAAAGTAGACGATGTTGCTATTCAAGAAAGCTTAGGAACTACAGCAAAGAGTCCAAGATGGGCAATAGCTTATAAATTCCCAGCTGAAGAAGTTTTGACGAGATTAACAGGGATTGAATTAAGTGTCGGCCGCACAGGGGTTGTAACACCAACTGCGGAGCTCGAGCCAGTTAGAGTGGCTGGTACTATCGTTCGTCGTGCTTCTTTACATAACGAAGATTTAATTCGTGAAAAGGATATTCGAATTGGTGACTACGTTGTTGTGAAAAAGGCTGGCGATATCATTCCTGAAGTTGTGAACGTTATTTTTGATAAGCGTACTGGTGAGGAAGAAGAATATCATATGCCAACGCATTGTCCAGCATGTGAGAGTGAACTTGTTCGTTTAGAAGAAGAAGTAGCACTTCGATGTATAAATCCGACTTGTCCAGCTCAAATTCGTGAAGGATTAATCCATTTCGTTTCAAGAAATGCAATGAATATTGATGGACTTGGAGAACGTGTAATTACACAACTCTTTGATGCGGATTATATTCGTACGTTTGCTGATTTATATTCATTGACGAAAGAGCAATTATTACAACTAGAACGTTTCGGTGAAAAATCAGCAACAAATTTAGTACAAGCAATTGAGAATTCTAAGGAAAACTCATTAGAGCGATTATTATTCGGTCTTGGTATTCGCCACGTCGGTGCGAAAGCCGCACGTACATTTGCTGAGCATTTCGAAACGATGGATGAGCTTGTGAAAGCAACGGAAGAAGAACTAAAAACAATTAACGAGATTGGTGAAAAAATGGCTCAATCCGTTGTAACGTATTTCGATAATGAAGACGTATTAGAGCTATTACAACAATTTAAAGAGTATGGCGTGAACATGGCATACAAAGGTATAAAAGTTACTGATCTACAAAATGTTGAATCGTACTTTGCAGGAAAAACTGTCGTCTTAACAGGGAAATTAGAAGTTATGGGACGCAGTGAAGCAAAGAAGAAGATTGAGGCATTAGGTGGAAAAGTAACAGGAAGTGTTAGTAAAAGTACGGATTTAGTTGTTGCTGGTGAAGCTGCTGGTTCGAAATTAGTGCAAGCAGAGAAGCACAATGTTGAAGTTTGGAATGAAGAGAGGTTCTTACAAGAGCTGAATAAGTAA